GCTCCGCCCTCCTGCGGGAAATCTTCTCCCCGCAGGAGGTCCGGCAGGGCTCCGGAGCCTTGGCGCGCCCCGGTCCGCCCCGCATTTTTCCCGCCGTTTTCCGCGTCGCCCCAACCCCTGAAAAATCCGCGTCATTGGCCGTAAAAAAACTTTCCTCAGGAGCCCTGCGGGCACTTAATTCCCCCGGCGGAAATCTACGGCCCGAACCCGCAAGATTCTTCCATCGCCATTATGCCTAAAGATACCTCCATCAAAAAAATTCTCGTGATCGGCTCCGGCCCGATCGTCATCGGCCAGGGTTGCGAATTTGACTACTCCGGCACCCAGGCCTGCAAAGCCCTCCGGGAAGAGGGTTATGAAGTGGTGCTGGTCAATTCCAATCCCGCCACGATCATGACGGATCCGGAGACCGCCCCGCGCACCTACATTGAACCGATCACTCCGGAGTTTGTGGAGAAGATTATCATCCGGGAGAAGCCGGACGCCCTTCTTCCCACCCTGGGCGGCCAGACGGCCCTGAACTGCGCCATGGAACTGTTCCGCAGCGGCGTGCTGGAACGGGAGAACGTGCGCATGATCGGCGCCAACGCGGACGCCATTGACCGCGGGGAGGACCGCAGCCTGTTCAAGGAGGCCATGATCCGCATCGGCCTGGACGTGCCGTGCTCCGGCATTGCCCACACAATGGAGGAAGCCCGGCAGGTGGCCCGGGACATCGGCACCTTCCCCCTCATCATACGCCCCGCCTTCACGCTGGGGGGCATGGGCGGCGGCGTGGCGTACAACAAGACGGAGTTTGAGGAAATCTGCGCCCGCGGGCTGGACCTCTCCCCCGTCTCGGAAATCCTGATTGAAGAATCCCTGATCGGCTGGAAGGAGTTTGAAATGGAAGTCATGCGCGACCGCGCGGACAATTGCGTGGTGATCTGCTCCATTGAGAATATCGACCCCATGGGCGTGCATACCGGAGATTCCATTACCGTGGCCCCCATCCAGACCCTGACGGACCGGGAATACCAGGTCATGCGGGACGCCTCCTTCGCCGTGATCCGGGAGATCGGCGTGGAGACGGGCGGCTCCAACATCCAGTTTGCCATTAATCCGGCCAACGGGCGCATGATCGTCATTGAGATGAATCCCCGCGTTTCCCGTTCCTCCGCCCTGGCCTCCAAGGCCACCGGCTTCCCCATCGCGAAACTGGCCGCCAAGCTGGCCGTGGGCTACACGCTGGATGAATTGCGCAACGACATCACGCGGGAAACGCCCGCCTGCTTTGAGCCCACCATTGACTACGTGGTCACGAAGGTTCCGCGCTTTACGTTTGAAAAGTTCAAGCAGGCGGACGAGCACCTGACCACCTCCATGAAATCCGTGGGGGAAGCCATGGCCATCGGCCGCACGTTCAAGGAGTCCCTGCAAAAGGCCCTGCGCTCCCTGGAAACGGGCCGCTGGGGCTGGGGTTTTGACGCCAAGGCTCCCCGCGGCGCGACGGTGGAGGAGATTACCCGGAAACTGGGCGTTCCCACCGCGGAACGCATTTTCTGGATCCAGACGGCATTCAGCAGCGGCTTTACGCTGGAGGAGGTGCACCAGATCACCCAGATAGACCCCTGGTTCCTGGCCCAGATGCAGGACCTGGCGAAGGCGGGAGACCGCCTGGACACGCTGGACCTGCGGGAAGCCAAGAAACTGGGCTTTTCAGACAGGCAGATCGCGCTGGCCCGCGGAACCACGGAAGAACATATCCGGAAGGAACGCATGGAACAGGGCATCATTCCCGGCTACCGCCTGGTGGACACCTGCGCGGCGGAGTTTGAGGCGTATACGCCCTATTTTTATTCCACTTACGGGGATGAAAACGAGGCGCGCGACACAGGCCGCAGGAAAATCCTCATTCTGGGTGGCGGACCGAACCGCATCGGCCAGGGCATTGAGTTCGACTACTGCTGCGTGCACGCCTCCATGGCCCTGCGGGAGCTGGGGTATGAAACCATCATCATCAATTCCAACCCGGAAACCGTCTCCACGGACTACGATTCCTCAGACAAGCTTTTCTTTGAACCCCTGACGCTGGAAGACGTGCTGCACATCTGCGCGCAGGAAAAACCGGACGGCGTCATCGTGCAGTTCGGCGGCCAGACGCCGCTGAACCTGGCCAACTCCCTGGAGGCCCACGGCGTGCCCATCATCGGCACCAGCCCGAAGGCCATAGACCTGGCGGAAGACCGGGAGCATTTCTCCGCCCTGCTGAAGGAGCTGGGGCTGAAGCAGGCGGATGCGGGAACGGCCACCAACGTGGAGGATGCCGCCGCCATCGCCGCGCGCATCGGCTATCCGGTGCTCCTGCGCCCCTCCTTTGTCCTGGGCGGCCGCGGCATGATCATTGTGTATGAAGAGAAGGAACTGCGCCGGTACATGACGGAGGCCGTGGAGGCGTCCGAGGAACGCCCCGTGCTGATCGACCGCTTTCTGGAAAACGCCGTTGAAATTGACGTGGACGTCATCGCGGACCGGGAACGGGCCGTCATCGGCGCCATCATGCAGCACGTGGAACCGGCGGGCATCCACTCCGGGGACTCCGCCAGCATGATTCCGGCCATGGGCATTTCCATGAAGATGCACAAGGAAATCACGCGGGCCTCCAAGGAACTGGCGCGCCGCCTGAACGTCTGCGGGCTGATGAACATCCAGTTTGCCGTGAAGGACGAACAGCTTTACGTGATTGAGGTCAATCCGCGCGCCTCCCGCACGGTGCCCTTCGTCTCCAAGGCCATCGGCAAGCCGCTCGCCAAGCTGGCGGCCCAGATTATGGCCGGAAAGACGCTGGCGGAACTGGGCTTCACCCGGGAAATCACGCCGGAATACCACTGTGTGAAGGAGGCCGTCTTCCCGTGGGGCCGCTTCCCGGGCATTGACGTGGTGCTGGGACCGGAAATGAAGTCCACCGGGGAAGTCATGGGGATTGACCCGGACCCGGACATTGCCTTCGCCAAGTCCCAGATCAGCGCCTTCAACCCGCTGCCCACGGAGGGCAAGGTGTTCATCTCCGTGAATGACCGTGACAAGGAACGGGTGCTCCACATGGCCCGCCAGCTGGCGGACATGGGCTTCATCCTGTGCGCCACGCGCGGCACGATGATCCACCTGCTCCAGCACGACATTGAATGCGAACGCGCCTACAAGGTGAACGAGGAGCGCCGCCCGAACATCGTGGACCACATCAAGAACGGGGAGATCAATTTCATCATCAATACCCCCGGCTCCCATGACGCCCGTGCGGACGACATCATCATCCGCTCCTCCGCCATCGCCACCAAGACGTCCTACTGCACGAACCTGGCCTCCGCCCAGGCCTGCGTGAATGCCATCGAGGCGCTGAAAAACAGGGACCTCCAGGTCCGCACCATCCAGGAATACCACGCTGAAACCCTTTAACCCCGTACCATACAGAATACCCATATCATGAGAGCCATTCTCGCACTGGAAGACGGCAGCGTCTTTATCGGTTCACACTTCGGAGCCACGGGCACGGAAGTGGGGGAAGCCTGCTTCAACACCTCCATGACCGGCTACCAGGAAGTCCTGACGGATCCGTCCTACAGCGGCCAGATCGTCACGATGACCTATCCCCTGATCGGCAATTACGGCGTCAACCCGGAAGATTACGAGTCCGGCAAGGCGCAGGTCAGCGGTTTTGTGGTGGCGGAGCTGACGAAGGTCCA
This DNA window, taken from Akkermansia muciniphila, encodes the following:
- the carB gene encoding carbamoyl-phosphate synthase large subunit — its product is MPKDTSIKKILVIGSGPIVIGQGCEFDYSGTQACKALREEGYEVVLVNSNPATIMTDPETAPRTYIEPITPEFVEKIIIREKPDALLPTLGGQTALNCAMELFRSGVLERENVRMIGANADAIDRGEDRSLFKEAMIRIGLDVPCSGIAHTMEEARQVARDIGTFPLIIRPAFTLGGMGGGVAYNKTEFEEICARGLDLSPVSEILIEESLIGWKEFEMEVMRDRADNCVVICSIENIDPMGVHTGDSITVAPIQTLTDREYQVMRDASFAVIREIGVETGGSNIQFAINPANGRMIVIEMNPRVSRSSALASKATGFPIAKLAAKLAVGYTLDELRNDITRETPACFEPTIDYVVTKVPRFTFEKFKQADEHLTTSMKSVGEAMAIGRTFKESLQKALRSLETGRWGWGFDAKAPRGATVEEITRKLGVPTAERIFWIQTAFSSGFTLEEVHQITQIDPWFLAQMQDLAKAGDRLDTLDLREAKKLGFSDRQIALARGTTEEHIRKERMEQGIIPGYRLVDTCAAEFEAYTPYFYSTYGDENEARDTGRRKILILGGGPNRIGQGIEFDYCCVHASMALRELGYETIIINSNPETVSTDYDSSDKLFFEPLTLEDVLHICAQEKPDGVIVQFGGQTPLNLANSLEAHGVPIIGTSPKAIDLAEDREHFSALLKELGLKQADAGTATNVEDAAAIAARIGYPVLLRPSFVLGGRGMIIVYEEKELRRYMTEAVEASEERPVLIDRFLENAVEIDVDVIADRERAVIGAIMQHVEPAGIHSGDSASMIPAMGISMKMHKEITRASKELARRLNVCGLMNIQFAVKDEQLYVIEVNPRASRTVPFVSKAIGKPLAKLAAQIMAGKTLAELGFTREITPEYHCVKEAVFPWGRFPGIDVVLGPEMKSTGEVMGIDPDPDIAFAKSQISAFNPLPTEGKVFISVNDRDKERVLHMARQLADMGFILCATRGTMIHLLQHDIECERAYKVNEERRPNIVDHIKNGEINFIINTPGSHDARADDIIIRSSAIATKTSYCTNLASAQACVNAIEALKNRDLQVRTIQEYHAETL